Proteins found in one Quercus robur chromosome 2, dhQueRobu3.1, whole genome shotgun sequence genomic segment:
- the LOC126708344 gene encoding glycine dehydrogenase (decarboxylating), mitochondrial gives MERARRFANRAILKRLVSEAKQFRQNETLLHTVSPVSYTPSRYVSSLTSYMSMRRSTRSDLSHNNVGQGVGVSQTRSISVEALKPSDTFPRRHNSATPEEQTKMANLCGFDKLDSLIDATVPKSIRIQSMKFDKFDEGLTESQMIEHMKKLASKNQVFKSYIGMGYYNTYVPPVILRNIMENPAWYTQYTPYQAEISQGRLESLLNYQTLITDLTGLPMSNASLLDEGTAAAEAMAMCNNIQKGKKKTFVIANNCHPQTIDICKTRADGFDLKVVTADLKDINYKSGDVCGVLVQYPGTEGEILDYAEFIKNAHGHGVKVVMASDLLALTLLKPPGELGADIVVGSAQRFGVPMGYGGPHAAFLATSQEYKRMMPGRIIGVSVDSSGKPALRMAMQTREQHIRRDKATSNICTAQALLANMAAMYAVYHGPEGLKSIAQRVHGLAGAFSLGLKKLGTGEVQGLPFFDTVKVKVADAHAIADAAYKSEINLRIVDRNTITVSFDETTTLEDVDKLLKVFAGGKPVPFTAASLAPEVETVIPSGLERESPYLTHPIFNTYHTEHELLRYIHRLQSKDLSLCHSMIPLGSCTMKLNATSEMMPVTWPGFTDIHPFAPTEQSQGYQEMFKDLGELLCTITGFDSFSLQPNAGAAGEYAGLMVIRAYHLARGDHHRNVCIIPVSAHGTNPASAAMCGMKIVSVGTDAKGNINIEELRKAAEANRDNLSALMVTYPSTHGVYEEGIDEICKIIHDNGGQVYMDGANMNAQVGLTNPGCIGADVCHLNLHKTFCIPHGGGGPGMGPIGVKKHLAPFLPSHPVVPTGGIPAPDKSHPLGTISAAPWGSALILPISYTYIAMMGSNGLTEASKIAILNANYMAKRLENYYPILFRGVNGTVAHEFIVDLRGFKNTAGIEPEDIAKRLMDYGFHGPTMSWPVPGTLMIEPTESESKAELDRFCDALISIREEIAQIENGKADVHNNVLKGAPHPPSLLMGDAWTKPYSREYAAFPAAWLRVAKFWPTTGRVDNVYGDRNLVCTLLPASHVVEEQAAATA, from the exons ATGGAACGTGCAAGGCGCTTCGCAAACCGTGCAATTCTGAAGCGGTTGGTGTCAGAAGCCAAGCAGTTTCGTCAAAATGAGACTTTGTTGCACACTGTCTCCCCAGTTTCATACACACCCTCAAGGTACGTATCATCCTTGACCTCGTACATGTCCATGCGTAGAAGTACTAGATCAGATTTGTCACATAACAATGTTGGTCAAGGTGTTGGGGTGTCTCAAACTCGTTCTATATCTGTGGAGGCATTGAAACCCAGTGACACTTTTCCACGCCGCCATAACTCGGCAACCCCAGAAGAGCAAACCAAAATGGCTAACTTATGTGGGTTTGATAAGCTTGATTCGCTTATTGATGCCACTGTGCCTAAATCTATTAGAATCCAATCAATGAAGTTTGATAAGTTTGATGAAGGGTTAACTGAGAGTCAAATGATTGAGCACATGAAAAAACTAGCTTCAAAAAATCAGGTTTTTAAGTCATATATTGGGATGGGATACTATAACACTTATGTTCCACCTGTGATTTTGAGGAACATAATGGAGAATCCAGCTTGGTACACTCAATACACACCTTACCAAGCTGAGATATCTCAAGGGCGTCTTGAATCTTTGTTAAATTATCAAACTTTGATTACGGATCTTACTGGTCTCCCCATGTCAAATGCTTCATTGCTTGATGAAGGAACAGCCGCTGCTGAAGCAATGGCTATGTGTAATAATATTCAGAAGGGAAAGAAGAAAACTTTTGTAATTGCCAATAATTGTCACCCTCAAACAATTGATATTTGTAAGACTAGAGCTGATGGTTTTGATCTTAAAGTAGTTACCGCAGATCTTAAGGATATCAATTACAAATCTGGGGATGTGTGTGGTGTTTTGGTTCAGTACCCGGGGACTGAGGGTGAGATTTTGGATTATGCGGAGTTCATTAAGAATGCTCATGGTCATGGGGTCAAGGTTGTGATGGCGTCGGATCTATTGGCATTGACATTGTTGAAGCCACCAGGTGAATTGGGGGCTGATATTGTTGTTGGTTCTGCTCAGAGGTTTGGGGTTCCTATGGGGTATGGAGGTCCTCATGCTGCGTTTTTGGCCACATCACAAGAGTACAAGAGGATGATGCCAGGAAGAATCATTGGTGTAAGTGTTGATTCTTCAGGGAAGCCTGCTCTGCGAATGGCAATGCAGACAAGGGAGCAGCATATCCGTAGGGATAAGGCTACAAGCAATATTTGCACTGCTCAG GCACTGCTTGCAAATATGGCTGCTATGTATGCTGTTTATCATGGACCTGAAGGCCTTAAATCCATTGCACAACGGGTTCATGGTCTTGCTGGGGCATTTTCACTTGGACTGAAGAAGCTTGGGACAGGGGAAGTTCAAGGCCTTCCTTTCTTTGACACTGTGAAGGTTAAGGTTGCTGATGCACATGCAATTGCTGATGCTGCTTACAAGAGTGAAATAAATTTGAGAATTGTAGACCGGAACACC ATAACCGTTTCTTTTGATGAGACAACCACCTTGGAGGATGTTGATAAACTTCTCAAAGTTTTTGCTGGTGGCAAGCCT GTTCCATTTACTGCTGCATCTCTTGCACCAGAGGTGGAGACCGTGATTCCCTCTGGGCTAGAAAGGGAGAGCCCATATCTCACCCATCCAATCTTTAACAC GTATCATACAGAGCATGAGCTGCTTAGATACATTCATAGGTTACAATCAAAGGATCTCTCTCTATGCCACAGCATGATTCCATTGGGATCGTGTACTATGAAATTGAATGCAACAAGTGAGATGATGCCAGTAACATGGCCTGGCTTTACTGACATTCACCCTTTTGCCCCAACTGAACAGTCTCAGGGTTATCAG GAAATGTTCAAAGATTTGGGTGAACTATTGTGTACCATCACTGGCTTTGACTCTTTTTCCTTGCAACCTAATGCTGGTGCGGCTGGAGAGTATGCTGGCTTGATGGTTATCCGGGCATATCATTTG GCAAGAGGTGACCATCATCGCAATGTGTGCATTATACCTGTTTCAGCACATGGGACAAATCCTGCTAGTGCTGCCATGTGTGGAATGAAAATTGTCTCTGTTGGAACTGATGCCAAGGGAAACATCAACATTGAAGAATTAAGGAAGGCTGCTGAAGCTAATAGGGACAACCTCTCTGCTCTTATG GTCACATATCCTTCAACTCATGGAGTCTATGAAGAAGGTATTGATGAGATATGTAAGATAATTCATGACAATGGAGGTCAAGTATACATGGATGGGGCTAACATGAATGCACAG GTGGGACTGACAAACCCTGGTTGCATTGGAGCTGATGTTTGCCATCTCAATCTCCATAAAACATTTTGCATTCCTCATGGAGGAGGTGGTCCTGGCATGGGTCCTATTGGTGTGAAGAAACACTTGGCACCATTTTTGCCATCGCATCCTGTG GTACCCACTGGTGGAATACCTGCTCCTGACAAGTCTCACCCACTTGGTACCATTTCTGCTGCACCTTGGGGCTCTGCACTTATTTTGCCAATATCATACACATATATAGCCATGATGGGGTCAAATGGTCTCACTGAAGCATCAAAAATAGCTATTCTGAATGCAAATTACATGGCAAAGCGTTTGGAG AACTATTACCCCATTCTTTTCCGTGGTGTCAATGGAACAGTTGCCCATGAATTCATTGTTGATTTAAGAGGCTTCAAG AATACTGCTGGTATAGAGCCTGAAGATATTGCCAAGCGTTTAATGGACTACGGATTTCATGGACCAACAATGTCATGGCCAGTTCCAGGCACACTTATGATTGAACCCACTGAAAGTGAAAGCAAG GCGGAGTTAGACAGGTTTTGTGATGCTCTTATTTCCATTAGAGAAGAAATTGCTCAGATTGAGAATGGAAAAGCAGACGTCCACAACAATGTCCTGAAG GGAGCTCCTCATCCACCATCCCTGCTCATGGGAGATGCATGGACAAAACCATATTCTCGGGAATATGCAGCCTTCCCAGCTGCTTGGCTTCGTGTTGCGAAGTTCTGGCCTACTACAG GGCGTGTGGATAATGTTTATGGCGACCGCAACCTTGTCTGCACCCTTCTCCCAGCATCACATGTTGTTGAAGAACAAGCGGCAGCCACTGCCTAG